One window of the Pseudarthrobacter sp. ATCC 49987 genome contains the following:
- a CDS encoding sensor histidine kinase, with protein sequence MAIFTDPIREHADFGPGDAEWLHLLVGDWQMVADLAFADLALWFPHPEFGYVALAHVRPSTTHTVFHADFVGEGIRSDLLPLVNKAWESRTIERSNETNWSSDMALRVEAVPMVRNGRTLAIVTTHMDLSSSRMPSRLELTYRQCAYDLLRMGTLGLWPDFASPTGSRRGAPRVGDGLIRLDAEGIVQYASPNGVSAFRRLGDGESLEGRSLAELTAGLLKDRRLVDETLPLVVTGRMPWRSEIESRGVSLSLRAIPLRDEQQRFGALVLCRDVSELRRRELELVTKDATIREIHHRVKNNLQTVAALLRMQSRRMVSDEAKQGLEQAMRRVATIALVHETLSQGLTQSVDFDELIGRQFRLSAEVASPSQQVKTARSGLFGELPSDFATPLALVINELVTNAVEHGLEGRTGTVWLIADRSESEDGEELLTVTVADDGVGIPAKPYVEGLGLQIVRTLVTSELGGSIQWKAREGGGTAVQIVLSLAKP encoded by the coding sequence GTGGCAATCTTTACGGACCCTATCAGGGAGCATGCTGATTTCGGGCCGGGGGATGCCGAGTGGCTGCACCTCCTCGTCGGCGACTGGCAGATGGTCGCGGACTTGGCGTTCGCCGACCTGGCGCTGTGGTTTCCGCACCCTGAATTCGGCTACGTGGCGCTTGCCCACGTCCGCCCCTCCACCACGCATACGGTGTTCCACGCCGACTTCGTGGGGGAGGGGATCAGGTCGGACCTGTTGCCGCTCGTCAACAAGGCGTGGGAGAGCCGAACGATCGAGCGCTCCAACGAGACCAACTGGAGTAGCGACATGGCCCTCCGGGTCGAAGCCGTGCCGATGGTCCGGAACGGCCGGACGCTGGCCATCGTCACGACCCACATGGACCTCTCCAGCTCCCGCATGCCGTCGCGGCTGGAGCTGACCTACCGGCAGTGCGCCTACGACCTGCTGCGGATGGGGACGCTGGGGCTGTGGCCGGACTTCGCCTCGCCCACCGGTTCCCGCCGCGGCGCGCCCCGCGTCGGTGACGGCCTGATCAGGCTCGACGCCGAGGGCATCGTCCAGTACGCGAGCCCCAACGGCGTCTCGGCCTTCCGGCGGCTCGGCGACGGCGAGTCGCTCGAGGGCCGGAGCCTGGCCGAATTAACCGCGGGCCTGCTCAAGGACCGCCGCCTGGTGGACGAGACCCTGCCGCTCGTTGTCACGGGACGCATGCCATGGCGCAGTGAAATCGAGTCCCGCGGGGTCAGCCTGTCCCTGCGTGCCATTCCCCTGCGGGATGAACAGCAGCGCTTTGGTGCCCTGGTGCTCTGCCGCGACGTCAGCGAGTTGCGGCGCCGGGAGCTGGAACTCGTCACGAAGGACGCCACGATCCGGGAGATCCACCACCGGGTGAAGAACAACCTGCAGACCGTTGCCGCGCTGCTTCGGATGCAGTCACGGCGCATGGTCAGCGACGAGGCTAAACAGGGACTCGAGCAGGCCATGCGGCGGGTGGCCACGATCGCCCTCGTGCATGAGACGCTGTCGCAGGGCCTGACCCAGAGCGTCGACTTCGATGAGCTCATCGGCCGCCAGTTCCGGCTCTCGGCCGAGGTTGCGTCCCCGTCGCAGCAGGTCAAGACCGCGCGCTCCGGACTCTTCGGCGAACTGCCGAGCGACTTCGCCACCCCGCTGGCCCTGGTGATCAACGAGCTGGTGACGAACGCCGTCGAACATGGCCTGGAGGGCCGCACCGGAACTGTCTGGCTGATCGCGGACCGCTCCGAAAGCGAGGACGGGGAGGAGCTGCTCACGGTGACGGTGGCGGATGACGGGGTCGGCATTCCCGCTAAACCCTATGTGGAGGGACTCGGCCTGCAGATTGTGCGCACCCTGGTGACGAGCGAGTTGGGCGGCAGTATTCAGTGGAAGGCCAGGGAGGGCGGCGGAACGGCTGTCCAGATTGTCTTGAGCCTGGCCAAACCGTAG
- a CDS encoding WhiB family transcriptional regulator produces MDWRNRAACLDKDPELFFPVGNTGPALLQIEEAKSVCRRCPVVDTCLQWALESGQDAGVWGGMSEDERRALKRRAARARRAS; encoded by the coding sequence ATGGATTGGCGTAACCGCGCAGCGTGCCTTGACAAGGACCCGGAGCTTTTCTTCCCCGTAGGAAACACCGGTCCTGCCCTCCTGCAGATCGAGGAAGCCAAAAGTGTTTGCCGTCGATGCCCTGTCGTCGACACCTGCCTTCAGTGGGCCCTTGAGTCCGGGCAGGACGCCGGCGTGTGGGGCGGCATGAGCGAAGACGAGCGCCGCGCCCTGAAGCGCCGCGCAGCCCGCGCCCGCCGCGCCTCCTGA
- a CDS encoding NAD-glutamate dehydrogenase, with translation MSSGSSVEDQPVSIGAGEGYLRDYYEHLAEEDARAYPEELLAARAAMHRHTAATRFPGSASITISDEADRSVVYIITDDMPFLVDSVNAELVRQNAPIHLVMHPLFVVTRNRESGDLVKVSRVPSHLGISSGDTAAMPNLSHLIAQGDNASHMESWIAVEIDPVDDAKRAALTEGIGRVLADVRAAVEDWPKMRNRALQIAEGLDKLADAAQIAELRQAQELLRWLDDGNFTFLGYREYDLKNESGEDVLEPREESGLGLLRGGADTPHQIQHLTETGRKKAREKRALVITKANSRSTVHRSAYLDYIGVKSFDAAGNVNGERRFIGLFATTAYAGSVRDIPVVREKVAAVLNDAGFPPDSHSGKDLLGILETYPRDELFQIEIPDLAAIATGIQRLQERRRTRLFLRPDIYGRFMSALVYLPRDRYTTNVRLRIEQELRETFDAVSIDYEARMTESALARLFFRIRLPKNADVSNVNSDDLEKRLVRAARSWSEGIAEVLHARADGAGGLKDDGAKELASVWAEAFPASYRVDYEVEDALEDIARFEKYGALAERAGEAVKEQPGVHVYLPDGAGATLEEDARVKLYMLEPKSLSQILPYFHNLGLEVLDERPFEIETADHRDFFLYDLGLKYPAGVDPLKTGQLLADSFGAAVSGAVESDSFDRLVLREGMHWRQVVVLRAYAKYMRQMGNTNSYGFLADTLLANPDVNRGLSALFEARFDPALGEDARRIRQDEVLAGLDAAIEQVATLDADRVLRTFKNLIQATLRTNYYQNKAHLSFKLNPSAIEGLPFPTPMFEIWVYSPRVEGVHLRFGKVARGGLRWSDRREDFRTEILGLVKAQTVKNAVIVPTGAKGGFYAKQLPDPASDRTAWMAEGIESYKTFIRGLLDVTDNLVTTPEGEQLVPPAAVVRHDDDDSYLVVAADKGTASFSDIANGLAAEYGFWLGDAFASGGSVGYDHKAMGITARGAWESVKRHFSELDLDTQSEPFTVVGVGDMSGDVFGNGMLLSKHIRLLAAFDHRHIFLDPTPDEAVSFAERRRLFELPRSSWDDYNKALISEGGGVFARQSKSIPVSDQVRSALGLPDGTTKLSPPELLRAILLAPADLLYNGGIGTYVKASTETHSEVGDKANDSIRVDGRDLRVKVVGEGGNLGMTQRGRIEAALQGVILNTDAIDNSAGVDCSDHEVNIKIFVDRMVAAGKLDPAERSEFLASMTDEVGRLVLEDNIDQNILLLNDRMRVSEWSPSYERLMDWLEKSADLKRDLEALPTTATLRERLEQGQGLTSPELSVLAAYAKIELASALRDSDLSEDPWFRATLRNYFPQQLRDRFDADLDTHPLRREIIATVVANDMINMGGITFAFRAMEETSASEAAVAKAFVALREVYELDIMVGELNELPASFPTEHWSTVHLDIRRLLDRAVRWVLSQSNASRPIAETVAEFKPLMDPMRARLLDYLRGDDRARVAEWLEKARGWDLPEDLAHRWAELFESFVLLDIAKIVHVSPEPVENIAHVYYVVFNRFHADSLLERITKLPRKDRWQALARAALRDDLYSTVSDMTTAVLETTPPEMPAEERLAAWESQNVEQLDRAKSMFEEVNALEADDMASLSVALRLLRSIVRR, from the coding sequence ATGTCGTCTGGGTCCAGCGTGGAGGATCAACCCGTTTCGATCGGTGCCGGAGAAGGCTACCTGAGGGACTACTACGAGCACCTCGCCGAAGAAGACGCCCGGGCGTATCCCGAGGAGTTGCTCGCTGCACGCGCAGCGATGCACCGCCACACGGCGGCGACCCGGTTCCCGGGCAGCGCCAGCATTACCATCTCCGACGAAGCCGACCGCAGTGTCGTCTACATCATCACCGACGACATGCCCTTCCTCGTTGACTCGGTCAACGCGGAACTGGTCCGGCAGAATGCCCCCATCCACCTGGTGATGCACCCGCTGTTCGTCGTGACCCGCAACCGTGAGAGCGGTGACCTCGTCAAGGTCTCGCGGGTTCCCTCGCACCTGGGCATCTCCAGTGGCGACACTGCGGCCATGCCCAACCTGTCGCACCTGATCGCCCAGGGTGACAACGCCTCCCACATGGAATCGTGGATCGCCGTCGAAATCGACCCTGTCGACGACGCGAAGCGCGCGGCGCTGACCGAGGGAATCGGGCGGGTGCTCGCCGATGTCCGGGCCGCCGTCGAGGACTGGCCAAAGATGCGGAACAGGGCTCTCCAGATCGCCGAGGGCCTGGACAAGCTGGCCGATGCCGCGCAGATCGCCGAACTCCGCCAGGCCCAGGAGCTGCTGCGCTGGCTCGATGACGGGAACTTCACGTTCCTCGGATACCGCGAATACGACCTCAAAAACGAATCCGGCGAGGACGTCCTGGAACCCCGCGAAGAAAGCGGCCTCGGGCTGCTGCGCGGCGGCGCCGACACCCCGCACCAGATCCAGCACCTCACCGAGACCGGCCGGAAGAAAGCACGCGAAAAGCGCGCCCTCGTCATCACCAAGGCCAACTCGCGCTCCACCGTCCACCGCTCCGCCTACCTGGACTACATCGGGGTCAAGAGCTTCGACGCGGCCGGCAACGTCAACGGCGAACGCCGCTTCATCGGACTCTTCGCCACCACGGCCTACGCCGGATCCGTGCGGGACATCCCGGTGGTCCGCGAGAAGGTTGCCGCGGTGCTCAACGATGCCGGCTTCCCGCCGGACTCGCACTCGGGCAAGGACCTCCTGGGCATCCTCGAAACCTACCCCCGCGACGAGCTCTTCCAGATCGAAATCCCCGATCTGGCCGCCATCGCCACGGGCATCCAGCGGCTTCAGGAACGGCGCCGGACCCGGCTGTTCCTCCGCCCGGACATTTACGGCCGCTTTATGTCCGCCCTCGTGTACCTTCCGCGTGACCGGTACACCACCAACGTGCGCCTGCGCATCGAGCAGGAACTCCGCGAAACCTTCGACGCCGTGTCCATCGACTACGAGGCGCGGATGACCGAATCCGCACTGGCGCGGCTCTTCTTCCGGATCAGGCTCCCGAAGAACGCCGATGTCAGCAACGTCAACAGCGACGACCTCGAAAAGCGGCTGGTCCGGGCGGCCCGCTCATGGAGTGAAGGCATCGCCGAAGTCCTGCACGCCCGCGCCGACGGAGCCGGCGGCCTCAAGGACGACGGCGCCAAGGAGCTTGCCTCGGTCTGGGCCGAGGCCTTCCCGGCGAGCTACCGCGTGGACTACGAGGTGGAAGATGCCCTGGAGGACATCGCCCGCTTCGAAAAGTACGGCGCCCTGGCCGAACGCGCCGGGGAAGCCGTCAAGGAACAGCCTGGCGTCCATGTCTACCTCCCCGACGGCGCCGGAGCAACGCTGGAAGAGGACGCCCGCGTCAAGCTCTACATGCTCGAGCCCAAAAGCCTGAGCCAGATCCTGCCGTACTTCCACAATCTGGGCCTGGAGGTCCTGGACGAGCGCCCGTTCGAGATCGAAACAGCGGACCACCGCGACTTCTTCCTTTACGACCTGGGCCTGAAGTACCCCGCCGGGGTGGACCCCCTCAAAACGGGGCAACTGCTCGCCGACTCCTTCGGCGCCGCGGTCTCCGGTGCCGTGGAATCCGACAGCTTCGACCGGCTGGTGCTGCGCGAGGGCATGCACTGGCGCCAGGTCGTCGTGCTGCGCGCCTACGCCAAGTACATGCGGCAAATGGGCAACACCAACTCCTACGGATTCCTGGCAGACACCCTGCTGGCCAACCCCGATGTCAACCGCGGGCTCAGTGCCCTGTTCGAAGCCCGCTTCGATCCGGCACTGGGCGAGGACGCGCGCCGCATCAGGCAGGACGAGGTCCTCGCCGGACTGGACGCAGCGATCGAACAGGTCGCAACCCTCGACGCCGACCGAGTGCTGCGGACCTTCAAGAACCTGATCCAGGCGACTCTGCGGACCAACTACTACCAGAACAAGGCGCACCTGAGTTTCAAGCTGAACCCGTCGGCGATTGAGGGCCTGCCGTTCCCGACTCCCATGTTCGAGATCTGGGTCTATTCGCCCCGGGTCGAGGGTGTGCACCTGCGTTTCGGCAAGGTGGCCCGCGGCGGGCTCCGCTGGTCGGACCGCCGCGAGGATTTCCGCACCGAAATCCTTGGCCTGGTCAAGGCCCAGACGGTCAAGAACGCCGTGATCGTGCCCACCGGCGCCAAGGGCGGGTTCTACGCCAAGCAGCTCCCGGACCCGGCCTCGGACCGCACCGCGTGGATGGCGGAGGGCATCGAAAGCTACAAGACGTTCATCCGCGGCCTCCTGGACGTGACCGACAACCTCGTGACGACGCCGGAGGGCGAGCAGCTGGTGCCGCCGGCCGCTGTCGTCCGGCACGACGACGACGACTCCTACCTCGTGGTCGCGGCCGACAAGGGAACGGCGTCGTTCTCCGACATCGCCAACGGCCTTGCCGCGGAATACGGATTCTGGCTCGGCGACGCTTTCGCCTCCGGCGGCTCGGTCGGCTACGACCACAAGGCCATGGGCATCACGGCCCGCGGTGCCTGGGAATCCGTCAAGAGGCACTTCAGCGAGCTTGACCTGGACACCCAGTCCGAGCCGTTCACCGTTGTCGGTGTCGGCGACATGTCAGGCGACGTGTTCGGCAACGGAATGCTGCTGTCGAAGCACATCCGGCTGCTCGCGGCGTTTGACCACCGGCACATCTTCCTCGATCCCACCCCGGACGAAGCGGTCTCCTTCGCCGAGCGCCGGCGGCTCTTCGAGCTGCCCCGTTCCTCCTGGGACGACTACAACAAGGCACTGATCAGCGAAGGCGGCGGTGTATTTGCCCGCCAGTCGAAGTCCATACCGGTCTCGGACCAGGTCAGGTCCGCGCTGGGACTGCCCGACGGGACCACGAAGCTCAGCCCGCCCGAACTGCTGCGCGCGATCCTGCTGGCCCCGGCCGACCTGCTCTACAACGGCGGAATCGGCACCTACGTCAAGGCCAGTACGGAAACCCATTCCGAGGTCGGCGACAAGGCCAACGACTCCATCCGAGTCGACGGCCGCGACCTGCGCGTGAAGGTGGTCGGCGAGGGCGGCAACCTGGGCATGACACAGCGTGGCCGCATCGAAGCTGCCCTCCAGGGCGTCATCCTGAACACTGATGCGATCGACAACTCCGCCGGGGTGGACTGCTCCGACCACGAGGTCAACATCAAGATCTTCGTGGACCGGATGGTGGCCGCGGGGAAGCTCGATCCCGCGGAGCGATCGGAGTTCCTGGCCTCGATGACCGACGAAGTCGGCCGGCTGGTGCTGGAGGACAACATCGACCAGAACATCCTGCTGCTCAATGACCGGATGCGGGTCTCCGAATGGAGCCCCAGCTACGAACGCCTCATGGACTGGCTGGAGAAGTCCGCCGACCTCAAGCGCGACCTGGAAGCGCTGCCGACGACGGCGACGCTGCGGGAGAGGCTGGAGCAGGGCCAGGGTTTGACCTCGCCCGAGCTCTCCGTACTGGCGGCCTACGCCAAAATCGAACTCGCCTCGGCACTCCGGGACAGCGACTTGTCCGAGGACCCGTGGTTCCGGGCGACCCTGCGGAACTACTTCCCGCAGCAGTTGCGGGACAGGTTCGATGCTGACCTCGACACCCATCCGCTGCGCCGCGAAATCATCGCGACGGTGGTGGCGAACGACATGATCAACATGGGCGGCATCACCTTCGCGTTCCGTGCCATGGAGGAAACCTCGGCCTCCGAGGCCGCCGTCGCAAAGGCCTTCGTGGCCCTCCGTGAAGTCTACGAACTGGACATCATGGTCGGGGAACTCAACGAGCTCCCCGCGTCCTTCCCGACGGAGCACTGGAGCACTGTCCACCTGGATATCCGCCGGCTTCTGGACCGGGCCGTGCGGTGGGTCCTGAGCCAAAGCAACGCCTCCCGGCCCATTGCCGAGACCGTTGCCGAGTTCAAGCCGCTGATGGATCCGATGCGGGCACGCCTGCTGGACTACCTGCGCGGCGACGACCGTGCCCGGGTGGCCGAATGGCTTGAGAAGGCGCGCGGCTGGGACCTGCCCGAGGATCTGGCGCACCGTTGGGCAGAACTGTTCGAAAGCTTCGTGCTGCTCGACATCGCCAAGATTGTCCACGTCAGCCCCGAACCCGTCGAGAACATCGCCCACGTGTACTACGTGGTGTTCAACCGGTTCCACGCCGACTCCCTGCTCGAACGCATCACCAAGCTGCCCAGGAAAGACCGCTGGCAGGCCCTGGCCAGGGCGGCCCTCCGTGACGATCTCTACTCGACAGTTTCGGACATGACGACGGCGGTGCTGGAGACAACGCCTCCGGAGATGCCGGCCGAGGAGCGGCTGGCGGCCTGGGAAAGCCAGAATGTTGAGCAGCTGGACCGGGCGAAGAGCATGTTTGAAGAGGTGAACGCCCTCGAGGCCGATGACATGGCCTCGCTGTCGGTAGCATTGAGGCTCTTGAGGTCAATCGTTCGACGCTAG